In one window of Capsicum annuum cultivar UCD-10X-F1 unplaced genomic scaffold, UCD10Xv1.1 ctg82241, whole genome shotgun sequence DNA:
- the LOC107852366 gene encoding glutamyl-tRNA reductase 1, chloroplastic-like — ILAQVKQVVKNGQGVPGFGRKISELFKHAITAGKRVRTDTNISSGSVSVSSAAVELALLKHLPDQDSSMPPRVLIVGAGKMGKLVIRHLVAKGCKKMVVVNRTEDRVTAIREELSTDGAVIIEYKPFSELLSCAAQADVIFTCTSSKDPLFVKESVQAALPSEDGCRTRLFVDISVPRNVESSVSELEGACVYNVDNLKEVVEANKEDRLRKKMEADSIIAEEVKQFEALKDSLEMVPTIKKLRAYAERIRVAEVEKCLSKMGDVDISENNKKAIYDVSLGIVNKLLHGPMQHLKCDATENRTLSDILGNMHALNRIFSLDKEMEDKLHAKIEQNQKQSSRGQSVSAKFS; from the coding sequence ATTCTTGCACAGGTCAAGCAGGTTGTTAAGAATGGACAGGGGGTCCCTGGATTTGGTAGGAAAATTAGTGAGTTGTTTAAGCATGCAATCACAGCTGGTAAGAGGGTTAGAACTGATACCAATATCTCTTCCGGATCAGTATCAGTTAGTTCAGCCGCAGTCGAGCTTGCTCTGCTGAAACACCTTCCAGATCAAGATTCTTCTATGCCCCCACGCGTTTTAATTGTTGGAGCCGGCAAGATGGGAAAACTTGTGATCAGACACTTGGTTGCTAAAGGATGTAAAAAGATGGTTGTAGTTAACAGGACAGAGGATAGAGTTACTGCCATCCGCGAGGAGTTGAGTACGGATGGTGCTGTTATAATAGAGTATAAACCTTTCTCTGAGTTGTTATCATGTGCTGCTCAGGCTGATGTAATATTCACCTGTACTTCTTCGAAAGATCCTCTATTCGTAAAGGAGAGTGTTCAAGCTGCTCTCCCTTCTGAAGATGGGTGCCGGACTAGGCTTTTTGTCGATATTTCTGTTCCTCGGAATGTGGAGTCTAGTGTCTCAGAACTTGAAGGTGCATGTGTTTACAATGTGGACAATCTTAAAGAGGTTGTAGAAGCTAATAAGGAGGATCGGTTGCGGAAGAAAATGGAAGCTGATTCCATCATTGCCGAGGAAGTGAAACAATTTGAAGCACTGAAAGACTCCCTTGAGATGGTTCCAACTATCAAAAAACTCAGGGCATATGCTGAAAGAATTAGGGTTGCTGAGGTTGAAAAGTGTTTGTCTAAGATGGGCGATGTTGATATCTCTGAAAACAACAAGAAGGCTATCTATGATGTCAGCCTAGGAATAGTAAACAAGCTGCTACATGGACCAATGCAGCATCTGAAATGTGATGCGACTGAAAACCGGACTTTGAGTGACATACTTGGAAATATGCACGCCCTTAACAGAATATTTAGTCTTGATAAAGAGATGGAAGACAAGCTACAcgccaagatagaacaaaatcaGAAGCAATCCTCCAGAGGTCAATCAGTTTCAGCCAAGTTCAGTTAG